In Pseudomonas sp. ADAK2, the genomic window CTGGCTGATTGACGCTTATGCGACTTAGCAACAACGGGCGACTAAACCCGACCACTGATGAGCAGTGGCAGGCAAACGATAGAGCCCTGGCCCAAGAGGCACAAGCCGGCGGATTCTGGCGCACGCGTAGGTAACGGCGCAAGGTTTTGTAGCCGCTTATGACGTAACACAGAGTGTCTTTAAACGCGCGGCTCGCAACGATTAAACACATCTCACAAAAGCTGGGTACGTCCTCGATCACTACCGGCAAAAAGGCAGTGATACGGTGTCAGCCACAAAAGTGAATGGAACGTCGATCAGTACAAGCGGACCGAAGAACTGAGCCCACAGATACTCATCGTGTATCCCGCCGTAGCATTGATATGAACCTGGCCCCGTCACCGAGCCCAACCAGGCGCAACCGCTCAACTGTGAAATAGCCAACATTAAAATGAGCTTCCGTAGCACGTAATGTCCTTATTACTGTTCCATGTCTGCGGCATAGACGCCTCAGAGATTGCAGGTGTATTGATATTCGAAAGGGAAAAACACCGTATCGACCACCAACGAAAATGGCGCGTCGAGGAGTAAAAAGGGGATCAGTTTTCCGTGGGATGTGCCGACCAACCACCAATCAAAACGAAC contains:
- a CDS encoding YceK/YidQ family lipoprotein, with amino-acid sequence MLAISQLSGCAWLGSVTGPGSYQCYGGIHDEYLWAQFFGPLVLIDVPFTFVADTVSLPFCR
- a CDS encoding YceK/YidQ family lipoprotein; translation: MFWKVILLAMLTGLSGCAAVATRMDYNHRCPYLGVRFDWWLVGTSHGKLIPFLLLDAPFSLVVDTVFFPFEYQYTCNL